A region of Tunicatimonas pelagia DNA encodes the following proteins:
- a CDS encoding replication initiation protein, with protein MDLKSLKLFHEVLGFNHRTEPDRYEYFIDYNLISKTRDARNIQKIISQEVERIASRMQGFVFRVDKKKMHEITGERNVASVSPFDRIVYQGSQVKIVLGRTFKKLLVRYQQFYLGDARTVRRLNHKASIHMYWLIISHSWKGHSFEVTLEELKRLLGCPGAYENRWDNFRKFILDPIQKEFKNTWAKFEYTTKRKGRRINSLTFTFESDAQVIRNIINESPYKFEHQLHLYQMKHNAVIHIRDQVRKGVYTEQDVENVILHAQSEKKIKSKAGFIIKALKDGWYERMAIQTELQIPVTTVVKPTPTPKNGYWGEIQAYWNFSDEQINELRQVYNENTLKKAHYQKSTFFTEETNTEIVFDSFMESVSRYS; from the coding sequence ATGGATCTTAAGTCTCTGAAGCTTTTCCATGAAGTACTAGGTTTTAACCACCGGACCGAACCGGATCGGTACGAATACTTCATTGACTACAATTTAATTTCAAAGACCCGAGACGCTCGTAACATCCAGAAGATTATTTCTCAGGAGGTAGAGCGGATCGCTAGCCGCATGCAAGGGTTCGTTTTTAGAGTGGATAAGAAGAAAATGCATGAGATTACCGGAGAGCGGAATGTTGCTTCGGTTTCACCTTTTGATCGTATTGTCTACCAAGGTAGCCAGGTAAAAATTGTTCTGGGAAGAACTTTTAAAAAACTTCTGGTGCGCTACCAACAGTTCTATCTTGGTGACGCCCGTACTGTCCGAAGATTAAATCACAAAGCGTCTATCCATATGTACTGGCTGATTATTAGTCACAGTTGGAAGGGGCATAGTTTTGAAGTAACCTTAGAAGAGCTAAAAAGGCTGCTTGGCTGTCCTGGTGCTTACGAGAATCGATGGGATAATTTCCGGAAATTCATTCTCGATCCTATCCAGAAGGAATTTAAGAACACCTGGGCCAAGTTTGAGTATACTACAAAACGAAAAGGCCGGAGAATCAATTCTCTTACATTTACTTTTGAGAGTGATGCGCAAGTGATCCGAAATATCATCAATGAGTCCCCGTATAAGTTTGAGCATCAGTTGCACTTATACCAAATGAAACATAATGCTGTCATCCACATCCGCGACCAGGTACGGAAAGGGGTGTACACTGAGCAGGACGTGGAGAACGTTATTTTACACGCTCAGTCAGAGAAGAAAATCAAGAGCAAAGCAGGGTTCATAATAAAGGCACTTAAGGATGGTTGGTACGAACGAATGGCGATTCAAACGGAGCTACAAATCCCGGTTACGACGGTAGTTAAACCTACTCCAACCCCAAAAAACGGGTACTGGGGGGAAATACAAGCTTACTGGAATTTCAGTGATGAGCAGATAAATGAGTTACGTCAAGTCTACAATGAGAATACACTAAAAAAGGCTCACTACCAAAAATCAACCTTTTTCACTGAGGAGACTAACACGGAAATTGTTTTTGATTCATTTATGGAAAGTGTATCTAGGTACAGCTAA
- a CDS encoding DUF6166 domain-containing protein, producing the protein MEEFTISLQCQKRNSQDIEFLQDWNNERFYYLNHRRLSLEKSLQVLDKSPSGFAHGYGGSGPAQLALAICLELYGKDMAIQLFQTFKQQFIAPLPEGEFTTTFSVPAKLVDNEPDPITSVEHSFRVGDLVAVDRRFNPEGGVGYIYQEYEGSHGQRGVSLLLANQKELGGFSFDEQQDYLTFIEHRSPVYQFRNIAQLYRDVREGWFEETFSSAEASI; encoded by the coding sequence ATGGAAGAATTTACAATTAGCCTCCAGTGTCAAAAAAGGAACTCTCAAGATATAGAATTTTTACAGGACTGGAATAATGAACGGTTTTACTATCTTAACCACCGACGCCTCTCGCTTGAAAAGAGCCTACAGGTGTTAGATAAGTCTCCTTCTGGATTTGCCCATGGTTATGGGGGCAGTGGTCCCGCTCAGCTCGCCCTAGCGATTTGCCTAGAACTCTATGGAAAGGATATGGCGATCCAATTATTTCAAACCTTTAAACAACAGTTTATTGCCCCACTACCTGAGGGTGAATTCACGACTACCTTTTCTGTACCAGCAAAACTCGTTGATAATGAACCTGATCCAATAACCTCAGTTGAGCATTCATTTCGCGTAGGTGATCTGGTAGCAGTAGACAGGCGATTTAACCCAGAGGGGGGCGTGGGTTATATTTATCAAGAGTATGAAGGAAGCCACGGACAGCGAGGGGTTAGCCTCCTTTTGGCCAATCAAAAAGAGCTAGGAGGCTTTTCTTTTGATGAACAGCAGGACTATCTAACGTTCATAGAGCACCGATCCCCAGTGTATCAATTTAGAAATATCGCTCAGCTCTACCGTGACGTACGGGAGGGGTGGTTTGAGGAAACGTTTAGTAGTGCTGAAGCCAGCATTTAA
- a CDS encoding XF1762 family protein: MHLFYQRPNQLFVEPVILSVANAYVSSHHRHCGPVVGHKFSLGCFWNESLVGVAICGRPVARHLDNGSTIEVNRLCSLSPKEDGKRNVCSKLYGACCQYAQCYGYSQIITYTLVSERGTTLKAAGFALEAEKVGGTRWSGRRKHRSTELKNRWSRLIH; encoded by the coding sequence ATGCATCTGTTTTATCAACGGCCAAATCAGTTGTTCGTGGAACCTGTCATTCTGTCTGTGGCAAACGCATACGTTTCCAGTCATCACCGGCACTGCGGACCCGTCGTCGGGCATAAATTTTCACTAGGTTGTTTCTGGAATGAATCACTGGTAGGCGTGGCGATTTGTGGAAGACCAGTAGCCCGGCATCTTGATAACGGTAGTACGATAGAGGTAAATCGTCTGTGTAGTTTATCCCCAAAAGAAGATGGTAAGCGCAACGTATGTAGTAAACTTTACGGAGCCTGTTGCCAGTACGCTCAATGCTATGGTTACAGCCAGATAATAACGTATACTTTGGTATCAGAGCGAGGGACTACCTTGAAAGCAGCGGGGTTCGCCCTGGAGGCCGAAAAGGTAGGTGGTACCCGGTGGAGCGGCAGGCGAAAACACCGCTCCACCGAATTAAAGAATCGTTGGTCCCGTCTTATTCACTAG